The proteins below come from a single Isoptericola dokdonensis DS-3 genomic window:
- a CDS encoding TetR/AcrR family transcriptional regulator, with the protein MTSHTRQDPADRHRQLLAVACEQAEAHGLDTLTPARVAEAAGASKALVFHYFGSTAKLRRAVALDAVAHLDAALEPDDRPLAERPAYVMSRFVDSVTAHRHVWQGIWRGTLADDPATGEALQKVRGRMLARLVATADTLGFTPGERLRLLADGWVALVENLTAAWLGGSDIERDELERLLLSSLVVLVPELPEPARSAVVELTRRKTATR; encoded by the coding sequence ATGACCTCGCACACCCGGCAGGACCCGGCCGACCGGCACCGCCAGCTCCTCGCCGTCGCCTGCGAGCAGGCCGAGGCCCACGGCCTCGACACCCTCACCCCCGCCCGGGTCGCCGAGGCCGCCGGCGCGTCCAAGGCCCTCGTCTTCCACTACTTCGGCTCCACCGCGAAGCTCCGCCGCGCCGTCGCCCTCGACGCCGTCGCCCACCTCGACGCCGCCCTCGAGCCCGACGACCGCCCCCTGGCCGAACGCCCCGCCTACGTCATGTCCCGGTTCGTCGACTCGGTGACCGCCCACCGGCACGTCTGGCAGGGCATCTGGCGCGGCACCCTCGCCGACGACCCCGCCACCGGCGAGGCGCTCCAAAAGGTCCGCGGGCGGATGCTGGCCCGGCTCGTCGCCACCGCAGACACGCTCGGGTTCACGCCGGGCGAGCGTCTGCGCCTGCTCGCCGACGGCTGGGTCGCCCTCGTGGAGAACCTCACCGCCGCCTGGCTCGGCGGCAGCGACATCGAGCGCGACGAGCTCGAACGCCTGCTCCTGTCGAGCCTCGTCGTGCTCGTCCCCGAGCTCCCCGAACCCGCACGCTCCGCGGTCGTCGAGCTCACCCGCCGCAAAACGGCGACCCGCTGA
- a CDS encoding YhgE/Pip domain-containing protein — MTALLARLLVPVRLGASEARRLSAGTLPKLAILAMALIPTLYAGLYLFANHDPYGHLDEVPAALVVLDEGTTTTDSVSGETSERTFGEDVAEDLLDDGGFGWVETSQRDAEAGVRSGRFDAALVIGESFSADLVSSGEFEPRQASLTLVTNDANNYLAGTIADTIVGQVRDAVAQEVGTEAADEFLRGFASIHTNLADAVDGADRLLDGTQDLTDGVRSADDGAHTLADGATQAADGAAALDAQVAPLADATSRLDDGARQLDDGLGDLEDATASLPASTRQLAAGAQEVADGNDQVADLGRQAADAAGQVLPALDAARDDVVAAVADGLDDLVADGTLTRDQADALAADVADRVTPALDDERAQVQDAVGQVEDASGKLDTLADGAQQVADGAATLAASTPQLTDGIASAADGAGRLADGTSELAASTPTLLDGVSRLADGTTQVASGAGDLADGTSRLVDGAGDLGDGTSALRDGLAEGLGQVPDVDDDTRSATADTLGDPVEVRDQALSSAGTYGGGLAPFFLSLATWIGAYVLFLLVRPLSTRALAAGRSGLAAALGGWFVPAAIGVVQVAVMLGVTTFALDITPAHGLATALFLVLVSGTFVAVLQALNVWLGAAGQFLGLVLMLVQLVTAGGTFPWQTIPEPLRALHQFLPMTYAVEGLRQLLYGGSVATAAGAAGVLAGVLVVALGLTALAARRQRVWSVTRLQPELVL; from the coding sequence ATGACCGCGCTGCTCGCCCGCCTGCTCGTCCCGGTGCGCCTGGGCGCCTCGGAGGCCCGCCGGCTGTCGGCCGGCACGCTGCCGAAGCTGGCGATCCTGGCGATGGCGCTCATCCCGACGCTGTACGCGGGGCTGTACCTGTTCGCGAACCACGACCCGTACGGCCACCTCGACGAGGTGCCCGCGGCGCTGGTGGTGCTGGACGAGGGCACGACCACGACGGACTCCGTCTCGGGGGAGACGTCGGAACGCACGTTCGGCGAGGACGTCGCGGAGGACCTGCTGGACGACGGCGGGTTCGGCTGGGTCGAGACGTCCCAGCGCGACGCGGAGGCAGGCGTGCGGTCGGGGCGTTTCGACGCCGCGCTGGTCATCGGCGAGTCGTTCTCCGCGGACCTGGTCTCGTCGGGGGAGTTCGAGCCGCGGCAGGCGTCGCTGACGCTCGTCACGAACGACGCGAACAACTACCTGGCCGGGACGATCGCGGACACGATCGTCGGTCAGGTGCGCGACGCCGTGGCGCAGGAGGTGGGCACGGAGGCCGCCGACGAGTTCCTGCGGGGCTTCGCGTCCATCCACACGAATCTGGCGGACGCGGTGGACGGCGCGGACCGGCTGCTGGACGGGACGCAGGACCTCACCGACGGCGTGCGGTCGGCGGACGACGGCGCGCACACCCTCGCCGACGGCGCGACGCAGGCGGCGGACGGCGCCGCGGCGCTGGACGCGCAGGTCGCGCCGCTGGCGGACGCCACCTCCCGGCTCGACGACGGAGCCCGGCAGCTCGACGACGGGCTGGGCGACCTCGAGGACGCCACGGCCTCGCTGCCGGCGTCCACCCGGCAGCTGGCGGCCGGGGCGCAGGAGGTCGCGGACGGCAACGACCAGGTGGCGGACCTGGGGCGGCAGGCCGCCGACGCGGCCGGGCAGGTGCTGCCCGCGCTGGACGCGGCCCGCGACGACGTGGTCGCGGCCGTCGCCGACGGGCTGGACGACCTGGTGGCGGACGGGACCCTCACCCGCGACCAGGCGGACGCGCTGGCCGCCGACGTCGCGGACCGCGTCACGCCCGCCCTCGACGACGAGCGAGCCCAGGTGCAGGACGCCGTCGGGCAGGTCGAGGACGCGTCCGGGAAGCTCGACACCCTGGCGGACGGCGCGCAGCAGGTGGCGGACGGCGCCGCGACCCTGGCGGCGTCGACGCCGCAGCTCACCGACGGCATCGCGTCCGCCGCGGACGGGGCGGGGCGGCTCGCGGACGGCACGTCCGAGCTCGCCGCGTCCACGCCCACGCTCCTCGACGGTGTGTCCCGCCTCGCCGACGGCACGACGCAGGTGGCGTCGGGGGCGGGCGACCTCGCGGACGGCACGTCACGGCTCGTCGACGGGGCCGGTGACCTGGGCGACGGCACGTCGGCGCTGCGTGACGGGCTGGCCGAGGGCCTCGGCCAGGTGCCCGACGTCGACGACGACACCCGCTCGGCCACGGCGGACACGCTCGGCGACCCGGTCGAGGTGCGCGACCAGGCGCTGAGCTCCGCGGGGACCTACGGGGGCGGGCTGGCGCCGTTCTTCCTGTCGCTGGCCACGTGGATCGGCGCGTACGTGCTGTTCCTGCTGGTGCGGCCGCTGTCGACGCGCGCCCTGGCGGCGGGCCGGTCCGGCCTGGCGGCGGCGCTGGGCGGCTGGTTCGTCCCGGCCGCGATCGGCGTCGTGCAGGTGGCGGTGATGCTCGGGGTGACGACGTTCGCGCTCGACATCACCCCCGCGCACGGCCTCGCGACGGCACTGTTCCTGGTGCTGGTGTCCGGGACCTTCGTCGCCGTCCTCCAGGCGCTCAACGTGTGGCTGGGTGCGGCCGGGCAGTTCCTCGGCCTCGTGCTCATGCTGGTCCAGCTCGTCACCGCGGGCGGCACGTTCCCGTGGCAGACCATCCCGGAGCCGCTGCGCGCGCTGCACCAGTTCCTGCCGATGACGTACGCCGTCGAGGGGCTGCGACAGCTCCTGTACGGCGGGAGCGTGGCGACGGCCGCGGGGGCGGCGGGCGTGCTGGCGGGCGTGCTCGTCGTGGCCCTCGGGCTGACGGCGCTGGCCGCACGGCGACAGCGGGTCTGGTCGGTGACTCGGCTGCAGCCCGAGCTCGTCCTGTGA
- a CDS encoding nitroreductase family protein: MEFREVVRRRRMVRRFGPEPVAAEVVDRLLEHAVRAPSAGFTQGWSFLVLDTAVDRERFWAATTPSASARDMSAWLDGMRTAPVLVVVLASKAAYLGRYAEPDKGWTDQEEARWPVPYWHVDAGMASLLMLQTAVDEGLGACFFGIGAGERPAFAAEFGVPPQWEPTGVVAVGHPAAGGAAGSPSRRRRRALDDVVHRGSW, encoded by the coding sequence ATGGAGTTCCGTGAGGTGGTCCGCCGGCGGCGGATGGTGCGTCGGTTCGGTCCGGAGCCGGTGGCGGCCGAGGTCGTGGACCGGCTGCTGGAGCACGCCGTGCGTGCCCCGAGCGCGGGGTTCACGCAGGGCTGGTCGTTCCTCGTGCTGGACACCGCCGTGGACCGCGAGCGGTTCTGGGCCGCGACCACCCCGTCGGCGTCGGCACGCGACATGTCGGCGTGGCTGGACGGGATGCGCACCGCGCCGGTGCTGGTCGTGGTGCTCGCGTCGAAGGCCGCCTACCTGGGCCGGTACGCCGAGCCCGACAAGGGCTGGACGGACCAGGAGGAGGCGCGCTGGCCGGTGCCGTACTGGCACGTCGACGCGGGGATGGCGTCGCTGCTGATGCTCCAGACCGCCGTGGACGAGGGCCTGGGGGCCTGCTTCTTCGGCATCGGCGCCGGTGAGCGCCCGGCGTTCGCGGCGGAGTTCGGCGTGCCGCCGCAGTGGGAGCCGACGGGTGTGGTCGCCGTCGGGCACCCGGCGGCGGGCGGTGCGGCGGGGTCGCCGTCGCGGCGTCGGCGCAGGGCGCTGGACGACGTCGTGCACCGCGGGTCGTGGTGA
- a CDS encoding MarR family winged helix-turn-helix transcriptional regulator has product MNAPTDRVARIQEAWRRERPDVDVAPQGIIGRLHRLATHLDDELDTVYARHGLGFGEFDVLATLRRAGAPYERAPGEIAQHTMVTTGAVTKRLDRLVAAGLVERRPAEGDGRRRVVALTPAGLRVIDTAFTEHMANERRLVDQLSPTDQAALEGILRRWLAAYE; this is encoded by the coding sequence ATGAACGCACCGACGGACCGTGTGGCACGGATCCAGGAGGCCTGGCGACGCGAGCGACCCGACGTCGACGTCGCACCCCAGGGGATCATCGGCCGCCTGCACCGGCTCGCCACGCACCTCGACGACGAGCTCGACACCGTCTACGCGCGGCACGGCCTCGGATTCGGCGAGTTCGACGTCCTGGCCACCCTCCGGCGCGCCGGCGCCCCCTACGAACGGGCGCCCGGCGAGATCGCGCAGCACACCATGGTCACCACCGGCGCCGTCACCAAACGCCTCGACCGGCTCGTCGCCGCCGGACTCGTCGAGCGGCGCCCGGCCGAGGGCGACGGCCGACGGCGCGTCGTCGCCCTCACCCCCGCCGGGCTGCGCGTCATCGACACGGCGTTCACCGAGCACATGGCCAACGAGCGCCGCCTCGTCGACCAGCTCTCGCCCACCGACCAGGCCGCGCTCGAGGGGATCCTGCGCCGCTGGCTCGCCGCCTACGAGTGA
- a CDS encoding DMT family transporter — MEANWKWVALTAVAPIAWGSTYVVTRQLLPPDQPLWGAALRALPAGLLLLAVARRLPRRDWWWRSLVLGTLNVGAFFVLVYVAATLLPSSVASTVMAAAALVLLLLAWPLLGERPTRWGAAGAVIGMAGVVVLVADGGADVPLVGVLASVAAMLMSSVGFVLTKRWAPDEPMGAVTAWQLTAGGLLLLPVALVVEGGPPPVDAAALGGFAYVAVIATALAFLAWFSGLRRLPAGTVGLVGLLNPVTGVVLGTLLAGEAFGPRQAVGAALVLAGVLLGQRPARRRGARRAAVEAPGRPASQPEPVASATQAASRATASSRRASARLP, encoded by the coding sequence GTGGAAGCCAACTGGAAGTGGGTCGCCCTCACCGCGGTCGCCCCGATCGCCTGGGGATCGACGTACGTCGTCACGCGACAGCTCCTCCCGCCCGACCAGCCGTTGTGGGGAGCCGCGCTGCGCGCCCTGCCCGCCGGGCTGCTCCTGCTGGCCGTCGCCCGACGCCTGCCTCGGCGCGACTGGTGGTGGCGGTCCCTCGTCCTCGGCACCCTCAACGTCGGGGCTTTCTTCGTCCTGGTCTACGTCGCCGCGACCCTCCTGCCCTCGTCCGTCGCCTCGACCGTCATGGCTGCCGCGGCCCTCGTCCTGCTGCTCCTCGCCTGGCCGCTGCTCGGCGAACGCCCCACCCGGTGGGGAGCCGCCGGGGCCGTCATCGGCATGGCAGGCGTCGTCGTCCTCGTCGCCGACGGCGGCGCCGACGTCCCGCTCGTCGGCGTCCTCGCCTCCGTCGCCGCCATGCTCATGTCCTCCGTCGGCTTCGTCCTCACCAAGCGGTGGGCGCCCGACGAGCCGATGGGCGCCGTCACCGCCTGGCAGCTCACCGCCGGGGGACTGCTCCTGCTCCCGGTCGCCCTGGTCGTCGAGGGCGGCCCGCCGCCGGTCGACGCCGCCGCCCTCGGCGGGTTCGCCTACGTCGCCGTGATCGCCACCGCGCTGGCGTTCCTCGCCTGGTTCAGCGGCCTGCGCCGGCTCCCTGCCGGCACCGTCGGCCTCGTCGGCCTGCTCAACCCCGTCACCGGCGTCGTCCTCGGCACCCTGCTCGCCGGCGAGGCCTTCGGCCCGCGCCAGGCGGTCGGCGCCGCGCTCGTGCTCGCCGGCGTGCTGCTGGGGCAGCGCCCCGCGCGGCGGCGGGGCGCACGGCGCGCGGCCGTCGAGGCCCCCGGTCGGCCGGCCTCTCAGCCGGAGCCCGTCGCCTCCGCGACGCAGGCCGCCAGCCGTGCCACCGCCTCGTCCAGGCGGGCGTCCGCCAGGTTGCCGTAG
- a CDS encoding PLP-dependent aminotransferase family protein, with protein sequence MASDQTDLPVDLAWETLLDLGADDGPRVARLERAVRDAVAAGRLPAGATLPASRLLAESLGVSRWVVTETYGRLVAEGVLEARVGSGTRVPLSTPPVPRPRRAAPAGPAASAAPTSGTVPPLPPRPRHDLRPGVPDLRHVPRAAWLRAARESLATASNDDLAAAPPAGHPAARAAVAAHLRRSRLVEAPDTAVVLTRGATDAMGRLAVALHAAGHRHLLVEDPSWPVLRDVARRAGLEPVPVPVDADGVDVEALVAASARTGARVALLTPAHQFPTGVPLSGERREQVLAWARAADGLVVEDDYDAEFRYDRRPVAALQRLDPERVVLLGSVSKTLAPAVGVGWTVLPTAWRAAFADAPGGGPSVLDQLTFTRLLAGGGYDRHLRAARGRYRRRHDALSAALAAALPEVRLTGLAAGLHLLAHLPATAPDAAEVVRAAARLDVGLVDLRRYQFHPGARSRSLVLGYGNLADARLDEAVARLAACVAEATGSG encoded by the coding sequence ATGGCATCCGACCAGACCGATCTGCCGGTCGACCTCGCCTGGGAGACCCTGCTCGACCTGGGCGCCGACGACGGTCCGCGGGTCGCCCGGCTCGAGCGCGCGGTGCGGGACGCCGTCGCCGCCGGGCGGCTGCCCGCCGGGGCGACGCTGCCCGCCAGCCGCCTGCTCGCCGAGTCGCTCGGGGTCTCGCGCTGGGTCGTCACCGAGACGTACGGGCGGCTCGTCGCCGAGGGCGTGCTGGAGGCCCGCGTCGGTTCCGGGACCCGGGTGCCGCTCTCGACGCCGCCCGTGCCGCGCCCGCGCCGCGCCGCCCCCGCCGGCCCGGCGGCGTCGGCCGCCCCGACGTCGGGCACGGTGCCCCCGCTCCCCCCGCGTCCCCGCCACGACCTGCGCCCCGGCGTCCCCGACCTGCGGCACGTCCCCCGCGCCGCGTGGCTGCGGGCGGCCCGGGAGTCCCTGGCCACGGCGAGCAACGACGACCTCGCCGCCGCGCCGCCGGCGGGCCACCCCGCGGCCCGGGCGGCCGTGGCCGCGCACCTGCGCCGGTCCCGCCTCGTGGAGGCCCCGGACACCGCGGTCGTCCTGACCCGCGGCGCCACCGACGCGATGGGCCGGCTGGCCGTCGCCCTGCACGCCGCCGGGCACCGGCACCTGCTGGTCGAGGACCCGTCGTGGCCGGTCCTGCGCGACGTCGCCCGCCGCGCCGGGCTCGAACCCGTCCCGGTGCCGGTGGACGCGGACGGCGTCGACGTCGAGGCGCTGGTCGCGGCCTCGGCACGGACCGGGGCCCGGGTCGCGCTGCTGACCCCGGCGCACCAGTTCCCCACCGGCGTGCCCCTGAGCGGCGAGCGCCGCGAGCAGGTCCTCGCGTGGGCGCGGGCGGCGGACGGCCTGGTCGTGGAGGACGACTACGACGCGGAGTTCCGCTACGACCGCCGCCCCGTCGCGGCGCTGCAACGCCTCGACCCGGAGCGGGTGGTGCTGCTGGGGTCGGTGAGCAAGACGCTCGCCCCGGCGGTCGGGGTGGGGTGGACGGTGCTGCCGACGGCGTGGCGGGCCGCGTTCGCCGACGCCCCGGGCGGCGGTCCGTCGGTCCTCGACCAGCTCACGTTCACGCGGCTGCTGGCCGGGGGCGGCTACGACCGGCACCTGCGCGCGGCGCGCGGCCGGTACCGGCGGCGGCACGACGCCCTGTCGGCGGCGCTCGCCGCCGCGCTCCCGGAGGTGCGGCTCACCGGCCTGGCGGCGGGCCTGCACCTCCTGGCGCACCTGCCGGCCACCGCTCCGGACGCGGCGGAGGTGGTGCGCGCCGCGGCCCGGCTCGACGTGGGGCTGGTGGACCTGCGGCGCTACCAGTTCCACCCGGGGGCACGGTCGCGCTCGCTGGTGCTCGGCTACGGCAACCTGGCGGACGCCCGCCTGGACGAGGCGGTGGCACGGCTGGCGGCCTGCGTCGCGGAGGCGACGGGCTCCGGCTGA